One Rhipicephalus microplus isolate Deutch F79 chromosome 4, USDA_Rmic, whole genome shotgun sequence genomic window carries:
- the LOC142814687 gene encoding uncharacterized protein LOC142814687 encodes MTSLQLPVFDDTRDKWKPYLVRAEAYFEANAITDSERQRALLVAALSTQTVQVLAGLIAPRTPNSLTYAEAVAALNDYYDPKRHEIAESYKFFTRCQQEGESMHAFLVEIRRIADNCNFGSALNRMLRDRIVCGVRSTNLRKQLLAHKDLTLEKAESMSIAAEATDSDVKDMSAEPPTVLKMQAHHRSPSRGNRTLGASHDCGRCGSTKHDDNAYRWVNARCYHCGRRGHLVKKCYSARTDAKVGRQAVSVKTLTVESASSNDDLDSAHVWTLISGRKNGLEPPIRRTFRWGNVDLAMEVDTGSPVCVVSRQVYDRHHAQWPRLQPPRIKLSCYSGQLPVLGELELPVKYKSVSVPCPLIVLDCAGPSLCGRDLIALLSKTGVPIGDLTEPDPTASAEPSDPMLNRLLGEFEDVFSADLGLIKGPPASLKLKETATPKFCRQFTLVTDHQPLLGLLKPDRQTPPMAAARIQRWALFLGGYQYKLQYVPGKQLLTADALSRLPAPAAAEPVAEGEPPEYVLSLEALDEGIVTTHELQELTAKDSLLACVAEYIFHGWPQTTSGMAPDLLPFLIAKWSCRWLTG; translated from the exons ATGACCAGCCTCCAGCTCCCAGTGTTCGACGACACAAGAGATAAGTGGAAACCATACCTTGTTCGGGCTGAAGCGTATTTTGAAGCAAATGCCATTACTGACTCCGAAAGGCAGAGAGCACTTCTGGTGGCAGCACTCAGCACGCAGACTGTGCAAGTGCTAGCGGGGCTAATTGCACCTCGGACGCCGAATTCCCTTACTTACGCCGAAGCGGTCGCAGCATTAAATGACTACTACGATCCCAAGCGTCACGAGATTGCAGAAAGCTACAAGTTTTTCACCCGTTGCCAACAAGAAGGGGAGTCGATGCACGCATTCCTAGTCGAAATACGGCGCATAGCAGACAATTGCAACTTCGGAAGTGCGCTGAACCGGATGTTGAGGGATAGGATTGTTTGCGGCGTACGCTCAACTAACTTGCGCAAGCAGTTACTGGCACATAAAGATTTAACCCTCGAGAAGGCTGAATCAATGTCCATTGCAGCCGAGGCAACCGACAGCGATGTAAAAGATATGAGTGCAGAGCCGCCGACTGTGCTAAAAATGCAAGCCCATCATCGCTCGCCCTCTCGAGGTAATCGCACACTAGGCGCGTCGCATGACTGCGGCCGATGTGGAAGCACAAAGCACGACGATAACGCCTACCGCTGGGTTAACGCACGCTGCTATCACTGTGGGCGGCGCGGTCATTTGGTAAAGAAATGCTACAGTGCTCGAACTGATGCAAAGGTGGGAAGGCAGGCAGTGAGTGTAAAGACACTGACAGTTGAAAGCGCGTCTAGCAACGACGACCTGGATAGCGCACACGTTTGGACGTTGATTTCGGGAAGAAAAAACGGTTTGGAACCACCCATACGCCGCACGTTTCGATGGGGCAACGTAGACCTTGCCATGGAAGTGGATACGGGTTCCCCAGTGTGCGTCGTATCGCGCCAAGTGTACGATCGACACCACGCACAGTGGCCGCGCTTACAACCACCACGAATCAAGCTGTCATGTTACTCGGGACAGCTTCCGGTGTTGGGGGAACTCGAACTCCCAGTGAAGTATAAAAGTGTATCTGTGCCTTGCCCGCTCATCGTGCTTGACTGTGCAGGACCCAGCCTATGTGGCCGCGACCTCATTGCTTTGCTTAGCAAGACGGGCGTTCCCATTGGAGACCTGACTGAGCCGGACCCTACAGCAAGCGCCGAGCCAAGCGACCCTATGCTGAACCGACTGCTCGGCGAGTTCGAGGATGTTTTCTCAGCAGACCTTGGACTAATCAAGGGTCCACCAGCCAGCCTAAAACTCAAGGAGACAGCGACACCGAAATTCT GTCGGCAATTCACCCTGGTAACCGACCATCAGCCACTGCTGGGACTGCTCAAGCCTGACCGCCAAACGCCGCCGATGGCCGCCGCGCGCATTCAACGGTGGGCACTGTTCCTAGGAGGCTACCAGTACAAGCTACAGTACGTTCCGGGGAAACAACTCCTGACAGCAGATGCCCTCAGCAGACTACCAGCCCCGGCGGCAGCGGAACCAGTAGCCGAAGGGGAGCCTCCCGAGTACGTCCTGTCGTTGGAGGCCCTGGACGAAGGTATAGTGACGACGCACGAGTTGCAGGAGCTCACTGCCAAGGACTCGTTGTTAGCCTGTGTGGCGGAATACATCTTTCATGGCTGGCCTCAAACAACAAGTGGAATGGCGCCCGACTTGCTGCCCTTTTTGATCGCAAAATGGAGCTGTCGATGGCTCACCGGCTAA